CAGCAACAAGGCATTCATGATCTGGGCTTTTCCGGTGTGCGCTGGCAGGCCGGCAGCCTGCATATCGGTCGTCTCAGCCTGACCCGGCTGGAAGGCGGCGGTTACCAGCAACTGATCATCGGGCAACTTCAACTGCAACCCGACTGGTCAGCTGGTCAACTGCAACATATTGCTGCAGAGCACCTCTGGCTGAGTATGCAGCCGGGTAGCCAGCCGGTTACCAGCCCCGCCGCCAATCCTTTCGACTGGCCCTTTGCGGTACTGCAGGATTCCCGCCAATGGCTGGCCCGACTGCCCGAACAGCTCGTTGTAGAGCAACTGACCATGGATCTGCCCTGTGGTGAGCAGTATTGCCATCTGCGCGGACATTTCAATCTGACAACTGATCCCGAGCAGATGCAGCTGGCGTTGCAATTACACCATGCCGGCGAACAATTGCGCTGGCAGAGCGATCTGGAGCTGCGTGAACATACCCGACTCAACAGCACCATTGAACTGAATACCCGGCCTTTGGCCCAAGTGGATCTCACGGGCAGTGACGGTGGCCGACAATGGCACGCCAGCTTGCTGGTACCTGACTGGCCGGACAGTAGCGGGCTGCTCAACGCGTTGTCACCCTGGTTGAACCGCGACGGCTGGCCGGTTGATCAACTACCGCAAGGTGCCCGGTTCAATGCCAGTGGTTTCTGGCGCGGTGATCAACCTCCCGAGAACCCGGGGCAAATGCTGCAGGGCGAACTGGCCATGCAAGCCGACCTGTCCCTACCCGAACCCTGGTTGCTGCCCGGCTACGCGCGGATTCAGGGCGACGCCCAGATTGGGCTGGCGCACTTTGATCAGGCCTGGCAAATCTCTCGCTTGCAGACTGACCTCAACCTGGATCAACTGCAGCATCCAGCCCTTGCCGACGTACCTGACTGGCTGCGCCCTGAGCACCTGCAGCTGCAATTGCGCGCGCGTGAGGATCAAACCCTGAACTGGCAGCAGACGCTGTCAGCCGAGCTGTCCCTGAGCAGTCAGGGCAGCAGTCAGATAGACTGGAACAGCCAGTTGGAGCTGGGACTGGAACCCGCGTTGCAGCTGACGTTCAAGCAGGGTGAGCTGGATGTCAGGCTGGCTGCACTGCAACTGGATGACTGGGCGCTCGGCAACGTACATGTGCAGGCAGCTGCGCTGGCCGGACAAGTGAATGCGCAGCAGATCCAGCTTCTCCCCAGCGAGGCCATCACTTTGCGCCTGCAGCAACTGGAGAACCCGGCGCTGGACCTGGCAGCCAACAACCTGCAACTGACCCTGGCAGACAACCAATTGCTCTGGCCGCTTACCGAGTCGGCCAAACCCAAGGTGAGCAGCCGAATCAGCCTGCAAGCCGGCACACTGGAACACCCATTGCTGAAAGCCCAGGGCTGGAATGGCCAATGGCAACTGGACTGGCACAGCAATGCCCTGACTGCTCAAGGGCAGCTGGGCAACGCTGGCGGGCTCAATATGAGCAGCCAGCTGCAGTTGTCAGATGCTGGCGACTGGAAGGGCGCAGTCGAGCTGGAAGAAATCTTTTTCCGTGCCGGCAATCCGCTGGCGGCCAGTCTGGCTGACTGGCCCGCACTGCTCAGCCTGTCGAGTGGCCGCTTGACGGGCAATGTCAGCCTGCTTGGCAGCAGTGGTCTGGACAGTCTGGAGGGTCAGCTGCAGCTGCGCGGAGCCAACGGCATCTATGACCGTAGCAGTTTCAGCGGGCTGGACCTGCCGTTGCAAATAGACCTGCGCGGCGAACAGTTGCAGCTCGAGAGCTCCGGGCTGCGCATTACCAGCATTGATCCCGGCCTGCCGCTCGGCCCGGTTCAACTCAGCGCCAGTTACCTGGCTGATATGGACAGCCTGCTGCAGGGGCAAGTGCGGATCGAGCAGGCCGAATTGCAGGGCCTTGGCGGACGTGTATGGCTGGAACCCGACAACATCGATCTGGCCACCAGCGAACAGGTATTGCCATTCAGGTTCAGCGGCCTTGAACTGGGCCGCCTGCTTGAGGTCTATCCTACAGAAGGGCTGGAGGGCGGTGGTACCCTGGATGGGCAGCTGCCGCTCAAACTGAGCGATGGTGCATTCAGTGTCAGTGACGGGCTGGTTCAGGCGCGGAATCCGGGTGGCCGATTGCAGTACCGTTCCGAGCGCATCAGTGAACTGGCGGCCGGCAATCCCGGCATGCGTGAGCTGGCGGTTGCACTGGATGACTTCCGCTATACCCTGCTACGCAGTACGCTGGATTATCAGGAAGACGGTACCCTGCTCCTGGGGCTGCGTCTGGAAGGCAGTAACCCGGCGTTGCAACAAGGGCGCCCGGTGCACTTGAACATACAGCTGGAAGAGGATATTCCAGCGTTGCTGGCCAGCCTGCAATTGAGCGGACAGGTCAGTGAAATCATTCAAAAACGGGTTCAACAGCGCCTGCTACAGCGCCAGAACCCCTGAGATGGAAGGAGCCCGGCCTATGCCATGGCGTCGTCTTGCGGTACTCATGACCAGCCTCTGGTTGCTGGCTGCCTGCACCCCTACGGTCCAGTTGGCTGCACCCAGCGAGCCGATCAATATCAATTTGAACGTGAAGATTCAGCACGAGATTCTGGTCAAGATCGACCGTGAGCTGGATTCCCTGTTCAGCGAATCCAGTGGCCTGTTCTAAGGAGCCCCGTTATGCATCCGATTACCCGTTTCAGCGCTCTCTGTCTGATCATCCTGTTCAGCTTGCCGGCACTGGCCATGAACCTCAATCAAGCCATGACTGCACTGCCTGCCGCCAAGGAGGCCGGCCACCTTGGCGAACAACCCGACGGCTATCTGGGTGTGGTCAAACCGGTGGGTGAGGCGGACGAGATAGCCAGCCTGATCAATGCCGCGCGACGCGCCGAGTATCAGCGCCTGGCCGATGAACACAATGTAGACCTGAGCGACATTCAGGCACGCGCCGGCAAGAAAGCCATAGAACGCACTCCGGCCGGGCAATACATCCAGCTCAACGGAGTGTGGATGACGAAGTAGCCGGCAACCAGCGGATCGGCCCATACCAGCCCTGGATGGGCTGACCGCTGTTATCGCAATCGGTCATGATCGCCAGGCCATCAATCTGGTCGACCTCTTCGCCATGCAAGGCGATGAAATCCTCCCGCACATTGCGCTGCTCGGTATTCACTTGCCAACCGCCCGTGCTGCCACTCTGCAAAGCCAGCATCCGGGCCTGCCCGGCAAAAGCGTTCGGCCAGTTGCTCATGCGCGGTTCCGTGCTGGACCAGACATAATTCACCGCACGCGTACGCCAGCGCAGCAAACCCCCATCCTTGACCACGTAGAGGCGCACCGGGTAATCATCACCCGCCTTGCTTTGTTCATCGATATCACTGAACACGCCACGGACTGCCCACTGCCATTGCAGTACCGGACTTTGCCGCAAGTCGATGTCCTGTTGCAGGTACAGCGCACTGGCGCCATTCACGCAGTCGGCCTGCAACCAGGTTTGTCCGTCGCGCTTAACCAGGCTGTACTCGGTCGGGTCAGCAAAGTCGCGCTGCTCCCAATCGAGGATATCGGCCGGCTGATAACTGTTGGCCGTGGCGGCATTGGCCGCACAGGCCAGGCACAAGCCGAGCAGGCTAGTCCGCATCATCATCCTGCTCCTGTTGGTAGCGCTGCCAGTCTTCCCAGTCATGCGGGGTACCGGCGCGCGGCGCATCGGGATGCAGGGCACGCTGCAACGCCTTGCCTTCCAGGCTGCTGGCTTTATCGTCCTCGTCAGGCTCCTTGTCCAGACCATACTTTTTCTTGAACTCATCAACACGCATGTTCACCTCCGCATATTGAGTGTTCTTCGAGTATGCGCCGTATCAAACCGGCCTGCCTGACGAGGATGTTGCAGAATGTCAGGGCAGGTCCAGCAGAGCGCGCACACGCAATTGCTCATGCTCGGCAAAATTGCGTGCCAGTAACTCATCCAGCATGGCAGTCTGGTCCGTCGGCGCCAACCCGGGATGCTGCATGATCTGCTCGCGCTCGCTGGCAAAGCTGTCGAGCCGCTGTTGCCAGTCGGCGCGCTGGCTGTCCAGAGCCTCAAGCCGTTCAGTAGCCTGCGGCCCAACCAGTTCCATACGCAGGTTGCGCAGCTCATCGCTACTGCCACCCGCGGCCAGCAATGCCTGACTCTGCTGGCGCAGGTCGGCATGCAGCTGGGGCAACAACAGCTCCCGCAACGCGTCGGGCAGATCATCACGCAGTGCCTCAATGCGCTCGCCCCGCTCAACCGCATCCAGTGTAGCGTCCTGCATGACCTGCATACGTTGCAGCGTGAAGCGGTGATAGAGCTCTTCTTTGGCGAAGAAGGCCGCATGCGCTTCGGCGCTGAAAATGCTGGCACGCAGACGTTGCACGGCATCTTCACGGGCCAGCAGCGCATCCAGATCAGCCGCCCGCGGGTAAGCTGATTCCAGATCGACCACTGCATGCAGATAGGCGAGGTAATCGTCGAGCAAATCCAGCGCCTGGGTCTGGGCTGGCTGTGCCAGATTCTGGCGCAAATAGGCGCGAATCTTCGCCTCGGCCTGCTCCTGACTGACTTCGCCCACAGTGGCCAGAAAATAATCGAACAGATGGCGCAGCTGGTCAGTAATCAGCAGATTGCCCTGGGCATCGACCTGTAACTGGCCATCTACCTCGGTATCGCGCAGAGAAGCCGGCAAGGCCTCCGGCACTGGGGCCTGGAGGCCGGGCATAGCTGCCGGAGTGGTCAGGTCTGCTGTCTCGGCCGGCGATGGGGAAGAAACCGCAGCCGTTTCAACGGGCGCATCGCCTTGGCTCAACCAACCGATCAAGAGCACGGCGCTGAGCACAAGAGGCGTATATATAATAAGTGCTTTCACGGGTCATTCCTGTTGCCCCGGCAGCACACTGCCGGGGCAGATCGTGCGGATGGTTACAGGCCGGCTCGCTTCAGCCGGTTGGCATGCTGACGATAGACCGACACCGGACTGGTCTCGAACAGGCTGGTCAGGCCAAATGTCTGATTCACCTCGTCAAGATGGTTCATGCGGTAGTTGTCGCGAATCACCATACCCATGCGCGAGCTGCAACGACCAACCAGACCGTCATTGGCTTCAAAGCCAAAGGTCAGGGCGGTAGCTCCAAGCATCAGATCGGCGGGATCGAGGATATTGGTGACCGGGCTGGTGCCACTCCAGGAGTAGTAGCGCACGCCGTTGACCACATAAGCACCCTCGCCACAGGCAGAGGTGGGCAAGCCCTGCGGAAAACGCGCATTGAAACGGGCCGCGCCGGCAGAATTGAGCGACTCCAGGGTACCCAGCGCATTCTGCGGGGTGGTCGAGCTGCTGCCGGAAAGGAAGTTGATCAACCCGCCCAGGCCATTGACGATACCGGCCAGCATGGCTTCGCCAGCGGAGCCTTCCGGCACATTGCGAATAAAGTCGGCTGTCGCCGAGCCCTTGTGCGGGGCACCGACACTGGTGACCGAAGCCACCAGATCAGGGCGTACGGCTGCAACGTAACGGACGGTCGGGCCGCCGTGGCTGTGGCCGATCAGATTGACTCTGGGCTTGCCGCTGATGGCGACGATTTCTTCGACCTGGGCCAGCAATTGCTCACCACGGGCTTCCGAGGTGTCCAGCTGACTGACTTCGGTGACATACACTTTGGCGCCATCCTTGCGCAGTGCGCCAGGAATGCCGAACCAGTAATCCACACCGAGCAGGCTGTCAAAACCGAGCATGCCGTGGGATAGCACAATGGGGTATTGCGTTTTTGTGTAACCGGAGGAGCTGAACCAGAAGGCCTGAGCCTGTGTGGCCAGCGTCATGCCGGCAACCAGCCCGACGGTGACGGGCAACCATGCAGTGCGACGCATATTACGAATCCTTTGTTGTTGTCTTTGTAGGCCCGGAGCTGCGGTGGCTCCAAGCGATTGCAAGCCTAGACAGCGATCAGGAGAAGCGACAGGCCGGGCTGAAATAAACCATCTGCTGACTTTATGGCTATTTTGTGACCCATCAGACACTGGCTCTGCAACAAGATCATTCAGCAAATAAATGCGATGAACGGCAGTTCATATTTTGCTGTGCAAGACACGACAACAAAGCGGCGCCAGCAGTGACAATCTGCTAATCTTGGCCGGCTGCCTACTTATGACTGTCCATGGAGTGACTTTGATGCTTGCAAGCCTGATAACTGGCTACCCCTTCTGGCTGTTGCTGGGATTGCTGCTGTTGATTTCCGAGTTTTTTGTGCCGGGTCTGATCGCTGCCTTCTTTGCTATCGGCGCGCTGATAGTGGGTTTGTTGACCCTGTTTGGCGTGATTGAAAGCCTGCCCATTCAATTGACACTCTTTGCCCTGATCAGCCTTGCCGCCCTGTTCGGCCTGCGCAAGCATTTCAAGCGCTGGCTGACCGGCGCGACCAGTGATCGCTCGCTGCAGGATCAGGATGACAGCGGCCTGATCGGTACGCGGGTCAAGGTACTCACCGACTTTACCCAGGGCATCGGCCATGTGTCGCACAACGGCGCCAAATGGGATGCCGAATCCAGCGACCCACTCAAGGCCGGTGATGCTGCCTGGATCATCAGTCACCGGGGTATAGTGCTGACTGTCAGCAGTACTTTGCCGGCAAACCTTTCCTGACACCCTGTAAAAAACGGAGCTAATGCATGGATATTGCAACCATGATTGCCTTGGCCTTTTTGGTCCTGGTCGTCATCACTGTGGCAAAAACGGCGCAGATCGTGCCACAACGTTCGGCCTATGTTGTCGAGCGTCTGGGTAAATATGTAAAGACACTGGAAGCCGGCTTTCACCTGCTGATTCCCTTTGTCGACAAGATTGCCTACAAACACACCCTGAAAGAGAACGCCATGGATGTACCCCGCCAGGCGTGCGTGACCCGCGACAACATCCAGATCGTGGTTGACGGTGTCCTCTACCTGCAAGTGGTCGATCCCAAGCAGGCCAGTTACGGCATCCATGACTATGCCTATGCCGCAATGCAGTTGGCGCAGACCACGTTGCGCTCGGTCGTCGGCAAGATTGACCTGGACAAGACCTTTGAAGAGCGCGAGTCAATCAACATGCAAGTGGTTGAAGTGCTCGACGAAGCGGCCAAGCCCTGGGGCGTCAAGGTGCTGCGTTACGAGATTGCCGATATCGAACTGCCGGCGACCATTCTCGATGCGCTGGAGAAGCAGATGCGCGCCGAGCGGGAACGTCGCGCAGTGGTTGCCGAGTCTGAAGGCGAACGACAGGCCAAGATCAACGTGTCTGAAGGCATGAAGCAGGAAACCATCAACCTGTCCGAAGCCGACAAGATGCGTCAGATCAACGAAGCTGAAGGCAAGGCCCGCGAGATCGAGCTGATTGCCGAAGCCACGGCTGAAGGTATTCGTCGGGTTGCCCTGGCAATCAATACCGATGGGGGTCAGGATGCGGTTGGTTTGCGGGTTGCCGAACAGTATGTGCATGAGTTCGGCAAACTGGCGCAAACCAACAACACCATGATCCTGCCTGCCGAGCTGAGCAATATCGGCTCTGCGGTCGCTGCAATCACCAAGACACTGGAATCAACCAGAACCCGCTGATTGCAGTGAAAAGGGCGCCATTCGGCGCCCTTTCTGCATCCGGGGCTTAACCCGGTCAGCAATTGGGCATACACTTGGCGCCATTATACTTTTGTTGCAGGGGTAACCGGCCATGTCAGCCACCGAGCAGAACAACACACTCAGCGAAACCCAGGCTGCACAACAGAAAGCCATGTTGATGCGACTGGCGCGGGTAGAAGGACAAGTCCGCGGTATCCAGGCGATGATCAAACGCGGCGAAACCTGTGAAGCCATCGCACAGCAATTCTCGGCCTCACGCAGCGCGCTGGACAAGGCCTACCGCATGATGCTGACCTGCCTGATCGAGGAAACCCTGCTGGAACCGGGTCAGAATCCGGCTGATGCCATCGAGCAGGTGCGCAAGATCTTCATCAAGTACACCTGAACGGCAACGCCCACCCGATCCCGTCCTTTCCCGGCCGCCGGCCAACCACACCGCACTGCATCAGGCCGGTGCTGCCTGACGTGCTGCCCGGCGCTGTTTGAAATGTTCCAGATAGGACATCAACGCCGGAATCACCAACAGCACCAACAGCGTCGACAAGCCCAGACCGAAAGCAATCGATGTCGCCATCGGAATCAGGAATTGCGCCTGCAACGAGGTTTCGAACAGCAAGGGCAGCAGACCGCCAATGGTGGTCAATGACGTGAGCAATACCGCCCGTAGCCGCTGCACCACTGCCTGATTCAACGCTTCGGTTATATCCAGGCCCCGCTGGCGTTGCTGCTCGTAGAAGGTCACCAGAATAATCGAGTTGTTGACCACAATCCCGGACAACCCGAACAGGCCAAACAACGACATGATGGTCATGTTCATGCCCATCAGCCAATGTCCCAACAGGGCACCGACCAGTGCCAGAGGAATCACCGCCATAACAATCAGCGGCGTGCTCCAGGACCTGAACACCCAGACCAGAATCGCGTACATCAGCAGCAGGCCGATAAATAACCCGGTGCGCATATCGGCCATGGTGTCGCGCTGATCGGCCGAGCGGCCCTCGAAGCTGTAGCTGGCGTTGTAGCGCGCAGCCAGATCCGGCAGCGCCGGTGCCAGTGACTCCAATACCACCCCCGCCGTGGTGGCTGCCGGATCGAGATCAGCCGTCACTTCCGCAGCCAGACGCCCGTCGGCATGTCGCAGAGCCTCGAAACCCTGGCGGGTGGTGAATTCAGCAACCTGTTCCAGAGGCACGAAGCGCCCGTCGGCCAGACGAATATTCAGGTGCGACAGGCTGGACAGACGTTCCCGCTCATCTCGTGGCAACTGCACGCGCACTTCAATTTCGTCCGACTGCTGCTGGTAGATTTGCGCCAGCCGGCCGTCATAGGCTGCGCGCAACTGATTGCCCAGACTTTGCGTGCTCAGGCCAAGCGCCTGGCCATAAGGCGTCAGCTCATAGACCAGCTGTTCACGGCCCCAGGCCATATCGTCTTCCACCGTCAGCACGCCATCAATGGCTCCCAGCATCTGCGCCAGCTCATCCGCTGCGGCTTTGATCTGCCGGGCATCTTCACCACTCAGGCGCACATTGATGTCCTTGCCCGGAGGCCCGGCCACTCGTTCAGTCATCACCAGACGATCCAGCCCGGCCGGCATCTCGATACGCTCACGCCAGGCACGAATAAACGCCTGATTGCGTACCTCGCGGTGATCCGGCGAGATCAACTCGACCATCACCGAGCCCACCTGATCACCACTGCGCCCTGTACCGGCCGAGCCGGTAATCTGTCCGCGACGCACGACTGCGGTCTGAATCAGTTCTCCGCCCAGTGCGGCTTCAGTGGCATTCAGGCTGTCCTGCAAATGCTCGGTGAAACGCTCCATGGTGCTGCGCGGCGTGCCGGCAACGAAGGTGGCATTGGCATAGAGCACCTGTGGTTCCGGCGTGGGGAAGAAGCTGAAACCGATACGTCCGCTGCTCATCAGGCCGATGGTAAACAGTATGGCCAGCAGGGCGCAGGCCAGGGTCGCGCCCCGGTGTTCCAGGGTACGCGCGGAAAAGCGCCGGAAAGGGCCTTCGCGGAAACGCCCGAAAGCTTCATCAAATCGGCTACGAACCCCATCCAGCTTGCGCCCGGCACGGGCCAATGAAGACTGTCGCAGCGAAGGCATGGCGGGCTTGAATGCATTGCGCAGGTGGTGCGGCAACACCACAAAACACTCAATCAGCGAGGCGATCAGAATGCAGATCATCACCACGGGGATATCGCCGAGAATATTGCCGAACACGCCACCGACCATCAGTAGCGGCATAAAAGCGGCAATGGTCGTCAGCGAAGAGGCGACTACCGGCCAGAGCATGCGCTTGGCCGCGCCTTCCGAGGCATATTCCGGTTTTTCGCCGTCACGGAAGTGAGCATCGGCATCCTCACCGACCACAATGGCGTCATCGACAATCACCCCGAGCGCCATGATCAGCGCAAACAAGGAGATCATGTTGATCGAACCACCAATCAGCCAGAACACTCCGAGGGCGCCCAGAAAGGCCGTGGGAATACCGACCGCCACCCAGAGCGCAACCCGCGCTGGCAAGAAGAAGTACAGCAACAACAACACCAGCACCAGACCACCAACCCCGTTGTTGACCAACAGATTGATGCGCTCGTTGATCAGTCGCCAGGCTTCGTCATAGACATGCAGCTGCAAACCCTCGGGTAGGGTTGGGCGCACCTCCTCAAGCCAGTCATTGAGCACCTTTGCCGACACCAGCGAATGCCCGTTTTCCGCCCGCTGCAGTTGCAGCTCCACCGCCGGCAAGCCCTGATAACGCAACATGGTCTGATTGCGCATGGGCTCCTGACGAATACTCGCCACATCACCCAGGCGGGTATAACTGCTGGCTGCCGACTGCAGAATCAATTCGGCAAACTGCTCCGGGCTGCGCCGCTGCTCGATCGCACGCAACTCGCGCGCCGCATCCTGATCGCCGATCTGTCCGGCGGGCAGATCGCGTGACTCCGCTGCGACCCGCTCGGCAATCTGCTCCAGGCTCATACCCAGCTCCTGCAACCGGGCATTCGCTACATCGATGCTGATCTGCTGGGCCGGCAAGCCGGAAAGGTTGATGCGGTCGATTCCGCGCGCAAGCAGGTCACGCTCCAACCGGTAGGCCAGAGCCCGCAATTCATGATCGGCATAGGGGCCATAGACCAGCACATTGGCTACCGGGTCAAAACGCGCCACGCGCGCCACCTCGGGTCGTTCGGCACCGCTGGGCAAATTGCGGAATTCATCGACCAGTTGACGCACATCGTCCAGGGCCACAATCGGATCGCTGTCCTCGGTAAACTCGAGGGTAATATTCGAGACCCCTTGCGCCGAGGTCGAGGTCATCGACTTGAGTTTTTCCACGCTGCGCAGACGCTGCTCCAGCGGAATGGTAATCGCCTGTTCGATATCCTCCGCAGCAGCTCCACTCCAGACCACGCGCACGGTGACGAAATCCAGAGCAAAGGTCGGAAAGAACTGGATATTCATGCGGGTCAGGCCAAGTACCCCGGCGCCAATCATCAACAGCATGAACAGATTGGCCGCTACCGGGTGGCGAACAAAGAACCCCAGCGGGCTGCGTGCTCCATTCATCAGGGCTGCTCCTCGTCAGCCGCTGACGTATCCACTTTCAGCCCCTGCATGGCATTGGGCAGATGGGTGATGACGATCTGCATGCCCGCAACCAGTTCCGGCGATCCCACCAGAACCTTGCGCTCACCCTGTTCATCCCGGGTTTCACCGAGTCGCTGCACACTCAAGCGATGCATGCGGCCATCTTTCAGCGCATAGATGGTGTCATTGCCATACAGGGCGCTATGGGGCAAGGCGACACTGTTTTCCTGTGTGGGTCGCGTCGCGCTCATGGCCAACAGATTGCCAACACGCAGACTGGGGGCTGGGGCATCCAGCTGGAATATCGCTTCAACGCCACTGGCATCAGCTCGCCCGGCGATACGCACCAGAGTAAGACCAATTATTGGCTCATCCAGGGTGTCGGCACGAATGGTCGAGCCTTCGGCCAGCGCCTGCAAATAAGCCTGACTGTAAACCTGGGGCAGGGTGGCGCGCACTTCCATGCCCGCCAGCGGATACAGTTCGAGCAGGGCCTGATTGGCGTTCACCTGATCACCCACCGCGACCTGCGGCTGGCTGACGATGGCATCATAGGGAGCAGCAAAACGGCTGCGCTTGGCATCACGCTGCATACTTTCCAGGGCAGACTTGCTGCGTTGCACACGTGCCTGCAGCGCCGCCTCACGATGGGCAAAGGTCTCGATACTGCGCTGCCGGTTGGCCACCGTCAGTGCCGCCCGCTCCATGGTGTCTTCTGCATTATCCAGTTCGGCACGCGGTGCCAGTTCACGCTCGACCAGTCGTTGCATGCGTGCCAGGGCTGCTTCCGCGTTGGCCTGGATGCGCTGTTCCAGCTCAAGAGCACGCTGATCATTGCGGTGCGCCGCCCTTTCGCTGGCCAGCTGGGCCTCGGCATCGGCGAGTTCGGCTTCTGCCTGCAGCAGGCGCGGGGCAATATCGGCCTCATCCAGTGCTACCAGCAACTCCCCTTGCGCAACCTGCTGACCATCCCGTACCGGCAATTCAGCAATCCGCCCGGACAGGGGGGCAACCACGGTAAAGCGTTGCGGTGACTCCAGCTGCCCATACAGCGTCAGTCGCGGCTGTAGCTTTTGTGGCTCGATAACCTGCGTATCCACCCGCCAGCTGCGCTCGGCCGGGGTTACTGTTTCCGGTGTCGGCCGAGTGGCCCGCAAGACCACAAAAATCACAACAGCAAGGATGATGATAAGGAGTGGCAATGGCAGCTTGCGCATGGGAATTCCGTTTGAGAAAAATGACATGATAAAGCTTTGCGTACGTAAAAAGACAACACCCGGTGCATCACCGGGTGTTGCTAGCCAGCTGATGATCGTTCCAGCACTCAGGGTCGATAAATGGTGTCCGGGTCAATCTGTGGTTGCCAGGGCAATCCATCGTTCTGCCACCCATTGAGCGTACGCAGACCCTCCTGTGCGCCGTCTTTATGGGCACTGCCCTGAAAACCGTTGATGACATAGCGCACATTGGTAAAACCCTGTTCCCGCAGGTAATTGGCACTGGGCTCGCCACGCTCGCTGCCGGAGCGGCAAAGTGTCACCACCAGAGCGTCTTTCCCCAGACCTTTGGCATCCAGTGCTGCGGCCACCTGGGCCGCAAAATCCGGATTCTGGTTCAACTGGAAGCGGTTATTTTCGCTGTCGAAGGCGTACCGATCGACCAGCAGATAGGGAATATTGGCATCAATGCCCAGCGGTGTACCGACAAACATGATTTCCACCGGGTCGCGCACGTCGATAAACAGCATCGCCTCATCCTGCTGCTGCAACAGATAAGCTGTCTGTTGCGGAGTCAGGCCCGACTCCTCGGCACTCAGATTCGTCGCCATGGCAGCAACAACTATCAGCAGCCAGTTGCGTAAACGCATAGGTCTCTCCTGTAAGGGTTTGACGGGT
This sequence is a window from Halopseudomonas salegens. Protein-coding genes within it:
- a CDS encoding YdbL family protein — encoded protein: MHPITRFSALCLIILFSLPALAMNLNQAMTALPAAKEAGHLGEQPDGYLGVVKPVGEADEIASLINAARRAEYQRLADEHNVDLSDIQARAGKKAIERTPAGQYIQLNGVWMTK
- a CDS encoding metal-sensing transcriptional repressor: MSATEQNNTLSETQAAQQKAMLMRLARVEGQVRGIQAMIKRGETCEAIAQQFSASRSALDKAYRMMLTCLIEETLLEPGQNPADAIEQVRKIFIKYT
- a CDS encoding NfeD family protein codes for the protein MLASLITGYPFWLLLGLLLLISEFFVPGLIAAFFAIGALIVGLLTLFGVIESLPIQLTLFALISLAALFGLRKHFKRWLTGATSDRSLQDQDDSGLIGTRVKVLTDFTQGIGHVSHNGAKWDAESSDPLKAGDAAWIISHRGIVLTVSSTLPANLS
- a CDS encoding intermembrane phospholipid transport protein YdbH family protein; protein product: MRRPLALLLRVVVWGLLLLLVLGLFAAQQAQRWIQQQGIHDLGFSGVRWQAGSLHIGRLSLTRLEGGGYQQLIIGQLQLQPDWSAGQLQHIAAEHLWLSMQPGSQPVTSPAANPFDWPFAVLQDSRQWLARLPEQLVVEQLTMDLPCGEQYCHLRGHFNLTTDPEQMQLALQLHHAGEQLRWQSDLELREHTRLNSTIELNTRPLAQVDLTGSDGGRQWHASLLVPDWPDSSGLLNALSPWLNRDGWPVDQLPQGARFNASGFWRGDQPPENPGQMLQGELAMQADLSLPEPWLLPGYARIQGDAQIGLAHFDQAWQISRLQTDLNLDQLQHPALADVPDWLRPEHLQLQLRAREDQTLNWQQTLSAELSLSSQGSSQIDWNSQLELGLEPALQLTFKQGELDVRLAALQLDDWALGNVHVQAAALAGQVNAQQIQLLPSEAITLRLQQLENPALDLAANNLQLTLADNQLLWPLTESAKPKVSSRISLQAGTLEHPLLKAQGWNGQWQLDWHSNALTAQGQLGNAGGLNMSSQLQLSDAGDWKGAVELEEIFFRAGNPLAASLADWPALLSLSSGRLTGNVSLLGSSGLDSLEGQLQLRGANGIYDRSSFSGLDLPLQIDLRGEQLQLESSGLRITSIDPGLPLGPVQLSASYLADMDSLLQGQVRIEQAELQGLGGRVWLEPDNIDLATSEQVLPFRFSGLELGRLLEVYPTEGLEGGGTLDGQLPLKLSDGAFSVSDGLVQARNPGGRLQYRSERISELAAGNPGMRELAVALDDFRYTLLRSTLDYQEDGTLLLGLRLEGSNPALQQGRPVHLNIQLEEDIPALLASLQLSGQVSEIIQKRVQQRLLQRQNP
- a CDS encoding triacylglycerol lipase, producing MRRTAWLPVTVGLVAGMTLATQAQAFWFSSSGYTKTQYPIVLSHGMLGFDSLLGVDYWFGIPGALRKDGAKVYVTEVSQLDTSEARGEQLLAQVEEIVAISGKPRVNLIGHSHGGPTVRYVAAVRPDLVASVTSVGAPHKGSATADFIRNVPEGSAGEAMLAGIVNGLGGLINFLSGSSSTTPQNALGTLESLNSAGAARFNARFPQGLPTSACGEGAYVVNGVRYYSWSGTSPVTNILDPADLMLGATALTFGFEANDGLVGRCSSRMGMVIRDNYRMNHLDEVNQTFGLTSLFETSPVSVYRQHANRLKRAGL
- a CDS encoding stomatin-like protein, with amino-acid sequence MDIATMIALAFLVLVVITVAKTAQIVPQRSAYVVERLGKYVKTLEAGFHLLIPFVDKIAYKHTLKENAMDVPRQACVTRDNIQIVVDGVLYLQVVDPKQASYGIHDYAYAAMQLAQTTLRSVVGKIDLDKTFEERESINMQVVEVLDEAAKPWGVKVLRYEIADIELPATILDALEKQMRAERERRAVVAESEGERQAKINVSEGMKQETINLSEADKMRQINEAEGKAREIELIAEATAEGIRRVALAINTDGGQDAVGLRVAEQYVHEFGKLAQTNNTMILPAELSNIGSAVAAITKTLESTRTR
- a CDS encoding lipase secretion chaperone; amino-acid sequence: MKALIIYTPLVLSAVLLIGWLSQGDAPVETAAVSSPSPAETADLTTPAAMPGLQAPVPEALPASLRDTEVDGQLQVDAQGNLLITDQLRHLFDYFLATVGEVSQEQAEAKIRAYLRQNLAQPAQTQALDLLDDYLAYLHAVVDLESAYPRAADLDALLAREDAVQRLRASIFSAEAHAAFFAKEELYHRFTLQRMQVMQDATLDAVERGERIEALRDDLPDALRELLLPQLHADLRQQSQALLAAGGSSDELRNLRMELVGPQATERLEALDSQRADWQQRLDSFASEREQIMQHPGLAPTDQTAMLDELLARNFAEHEQLRVRALLDLP
- a CDS encoding DUF3047 domain-containing protein translates to MMMRTSLLGLCLACAANAATANSYQPADILDWEQRDFADPTEYSLVKRDGQTWLQADCVNGASALYLQQDIDLRQSPVLQWQWAVRGVFSDIDEQSKAGDDYPVRLYVVKDGGLLRWRTRAVNYVWSSTEPRMSNWPNAFAGQARMLALQSGSTGGWQVNTEQRNVREDFIALHGEEVDQIDGLAIMTDCDNSGQPIQGWYGPIRWLPATSSSTLR
- a CDS encoding YnbE family lipoprotein, with translation MPWRRLAVLMTSLWLLAACTPTVQLAAPSEPININLNVKIQHEILVKIDRELDSLFSESSGLF